The DNA sequence GTGACGATGACGGTGACCGGAAGACCGTTGTGCTGCCCCAGTTTTGGGTCGCCGAGGTGCCGGCGGGCCAGTTCGGCCAGTGCGTCGTGCTGGCGTTGCCCGAGCCCGCGCGCATCGGCGTCTGCTCCGGCACCGTCGGGGTGGCACTGTCCCGGGGCGGCGAGTTTGGCGAACAACGCCTCGATCATCGCGCGCAGCTCCGGGGTGGCGGTCAGTTTCCCGACGCTCATCCCGTCGGGGCGCTGCCCGCCACACCAGGTGAAGCCGCGCTGTCGGGCGCGGTCGGCATCGGAGAACACCCCGTCAGGGTTGAGGTAGGTGGCCAGCCGGGCGGCGACCTTCTCCAGTTGATCGGGGCGTAGGTTCTCGGCGTGTTCGGCCAGTGAGCGTTCGGCGCGGGCCTGCTCGGCCGGGGGCACGTGGTCGGGCAGGTCGCGGAAGAACTTCTGGATGACTCGGATGTGCTCGGTGTCGAGCAGGCCGGCGTCCCAGGCTTTGGCGGTGGCCGGTAGTACCGGTTCCAATGGCTGGCCGGTCAGCGCGAGCCGGGGGGCCAGCTGTTCGGCGTCGCGCAGGCGGCGTTTGGCCGCGCTGCGGCTGATGCGTAGGACGTCGGCGAGCACGATCGGGATCGGTGGGCAGCCCTCATAGGGCTCGAGGTGGGTGAGCTGCTCGGCGGAGATCGCGACCTGGCGGCGCATGA is a window from the Mycolicibacterium anyangense genome containing:
- a CDS encoding HNH endonuclease signature motif containing protein, with product MSSIVEALDALDAAVEQLGAADIAALPAPHRFAVLERLETLMRRQVAISAEQLTHLEPYEGCPPIPIVLADVLRISRSAAKRRLRDAEQLAPRLALTGQPLEPVLPATAKAWDAGLLDTEHIRVIQKFFRDLPDHVPPAEQARAERSLAEHAENLRPDQLEKVAARLATYLNPDGVFSDADRARQRGFTWCGGQRPDGMSVGKLTATPELRAMIEALFAKLAAPGQCHPDGAGADADARGLGQRQHDALAELARRHLGDPKLGQHNGLPVTVIVTTTLQDLHAATGHGVTAGGTLIPMTDLIRMAAPAYHYLAVFDGVTGRSLWLGRTKRLASADQRIMLLAKDRGCTAPGCSVPGYHTQVHHATADWKHGGTTNIDDLTLACKRDNLHAENDGWNTHKLPNGDTEWTPPPNVPLIGGTNTYHHPERLLRDAEEDDP